CGAACTGCGCGTCCACGCCCAGCGGCGCCAGGGTCACCTCGCGCTCGGGCGTGAAGGGACCCTCACCGCCGAACTTGAACGGTTGGCACTCCAGCGCCTCGCGGGCGTGCCGCACGGTCTCGGCCGCGGCGCTGACGCGGCGGTAGGAGACGCTGAACTGGTCGACGTAGGAGAAGGCCGGCTTGTTGAGCCAGCTCTTGGACAGGCGGGTCATCGACATCGCGCCGTCGGTGGGGAACTCGGCCAGGCACTCCATGATCCGGGAGTTCTTCTGCTCGGCGGATTCCAGGCGGGTGAAGCCGAAGGGGGTCAGGACGTCGTCGGGCAGCTGGGCCTTGACCAACCGCGACTCGATCAACGCGGGATCGGGTGCGGCGGGCGTGCTGCTGGTGGTCGTGGTGGTGGTGCTGTTCGGTGTGGTGCCGGCCCGAGGTGCGGCGGCGGGTGCGGTCGAGCACCCGGCCAGCACGAGGGCCGCGAGGATGATCCCCCCAATTCGCATGGGCCGGACCGTAACAAGCGGGTGGTTGCCAGACAAATTCCACAGTGGTCCGGTGGCCCGCGACAACGTGGTGGCGACAGGCCGTGCGATCCGGGGCGCGCCAACGCCGTCGACGCGCCCCGGGCCGTGGTCACTTCAGCCGCACCGGCAGCGACTCGTGGCCGTTGGAGATGAAGGACTGGCTCGGCCGCAGCTCGTGCGGCGCCACGGCCAGCTCCATCCCCGGGAACCGGGCGAACAGGGCCGGCAGGGCGACCTCGGCCTCCAGCCGGGCCAGGGGCGAGCCCAGGCAGTAGTGGACGCCGTGGCCGAAGGCCAGGTGGGTCTTGTCGGCCCTGGTGGCGTCGAACTCGTCGGCGGACTCACCGTGCACCGACCGGTCCCGGCCCGCCGCCGCGTAGGCCGCCAGGATCGCCTCGCCCTTGCGGATGACCACGCCGCCGACCTCGACGTCCTCCACCGCGTACCGCAGGGGCAGGTTCGCCACGGGCGCCTGCCAGCGCAGGGTCTCCTCGATCACGTCCGCCCAGCCGACGGTCCCCGCGCGGACCGCGGCCAGCTGCTCCGGGTGGGTCAGCAGGGCGGTGATCGCCTGGTCGAGCAGGTTCACCGTGGTCTCGTAGCCCGCCGAGATCACCAGGATGAGCGTGTCGACCAGCTCGGCTTCCTCCAGCCTGGACCCGTCGTCCTCGCGCACCGCGATCAGGCCGCTGGTCAGGTCGTCACCGGGGTTCTCCCGCTTCGCCGCGACCAGCTCGTGCATGATCCCGTAGAGCCGCACGGCGTTCGCCTGGGCCGCTTCTGCGGTGATCGTGGTGTCGAAGACGCCGTCGACGACCTCACGCAGGTCCTCGCGCGCCCCGTCCGCCACGCCGAACAGCTGGCAGATGACCTCGATCGGGATCGGGTAGGCGAACCGCTCCCGCAGGTCCACCGGCTGCTCCGCCGCGTCCAGCTCGTCCAGCAGCCGCTCGGTGATCCGCTCGATCCACGGCCGCATCGCCGCCACGCGCCGCGCCGTGAACGCCTTGGCCACCAGCGAGCGCAGGCGCCGGTGGTCGCCGCCGTACGCGGTGAACATGTTCTGCACCGACACCCACAGGTGCAGCGGCCAGTCCTCGGAGATCGCGCCGCTGGTGTAGGCGGGCCAGTGCTGCCGCGGGTCCTTGGAGACCCGCGGGTCGCCGAGCAGCGCGCGCAGGTCGTCCTGGCGGGTCACCGACCACGCAAGAACCCGGCCAGGGAGTTCCACCAGCGTCGCCGGTCCCCGCGCGGCGATGGCCGCGGACTCGGCGTGGATGTCCCGACCGGTCGGGTCGAGGACGACGGGGTCGAGGGCGACGGGGTCGAGGGCGACGGGGTCGACGGGTGTGGGTCGGTCGAGGGAGCCGGGGTGGTCGGCTGTGCGTTCCATCGGTCTTCTCCAGGGAACTCGTCGGGCTGGACGGGCACGGATACCGGGGTGAAACGCACGGGGAGCGCGGTGAGCGCGCGGTGGAACGGGCCGGGTCGCCAGACCAGCTCGTCGACGGGCACGGCCAGCCGCATGTCGGGCAGGGCGTCGAGGATCTTCTCCATCGCCACCGACGCGATCAGCCGGGCGGGCTGCTGGGCCGGGCAGGAGTGCACGCCCGCGCTCCAGGCCAGGTGGGCCCGGTTGCCCGAGCGCTGCTGGCCGGCCAGCACGGGGTCGTTGTTCGCGGCGGCGAAGCTGATCACCACCGGTTCGGCGGCGGGCAGCCGGACACCGGCGAAGTCGGTGTCCTCGACCGGGTAGCTCGCCGAGTAGTTCGCCATCGGCGGGTCGGTCCACAGCACCTCGTCCAGCGCCTCCTCGACCGGCAGGCTGCCGCCGGAGAGGTCGCCCGCGAACCGGTCGTCGGCCAGCAGCAGCCGGATGGCGTTGGCGATCAGGTTCTGCTCGGGTTCGGTGCCCGCGCCCATGAGCAGCACGAGCTGGTGGATCAGCTCCTCGTCGGTCAGCCGCGCCGGGTGGGCCATCATCCACGAGGGCATGTCCTGGCCGGGCCGCTGCCGCTTGAGCGCGACCAGCTCCAGCATGCACTGCGTCAGCTCGGCGTTGGCCTGCTCCGGCTCGACCATGTCGAAGATGTTGCGCATGGCCACCACCAGCCGGTCGCCCAGCTCCCGCGGGCAGCCGTAGAGGTGGTTGAACATCATCAGCGGCAGCAGCTTCGCGTACTCGCCGAGCAGGTCGGCCTCGCCGTTGCCGGCGAACCGCGCGATCAGCAGGTCCGCGGTCGCCTCGACCTGGCCGCGCAGCGCGTTCGGGTCGACCCGCGCGAGGCTGTCGGTGACCACGGCGCGCAGCCGCGCGTGGGCCGCGCCGTCGGCGAACAGGCAGTTGGGCCGGTACATCATCATCGGCAGCACCGGGCAGTCCGGCGGCATCTTCGCCTGCCACCGCCGCGGGTCGCGCGGGAACGCGTTGGGGTTGCGCAGCACGTCCAGCGCGGCGGAGTAGCCCACCACGAGGGTGGCGGGCACGCCGGGCGCCAGCTCGACCGGCGCGACCGGCCCGTGCTCGCGCAGGGCCCGGTAGGTCGCGGCCGGGTCGGCGGCGAACCCGGGGCCGTGCAGGGGCATCCGGTCGCGGTGCGCGGGACAGGACTGCCCCGGGGCGGCTTGCGAGGTCACGCGTTCTCCTGGTTGCGGGTCAGCAGGTACTCGACGAGGGTGACGAGCGCCCGCGTGGACGAGGTCGCGTCGCGGGCGTCGCAGGACACCAGCGGGGTCTCGGGCAGCAGGTCCAGCGCGTCCCGCAGCTCCTCGCCGGGGAAGGCGGGCGCTCCGTCGAAGGTGTTGACCGCCACCGAGTAGGGGATGCCCAGCTCCTCCAGCAGGCCCATCACCTCGAAGGACTGCTCCAGGCGGCGGGTGTCGGTGAGCACCAGCGCGCCGAGCGCGCCGTGGGCGATGTCCTTCCAGATCGGGATGAACCGCTGCTGGCCGGGCGCGCCGAACAGGTAGAGCACCAGCTCGTCGCTCAGCGTCAGCCGGCCGAAGTCCAGCGCCACCGTGGTGGTGGACTTGCCGTCGACCCCGGCGAGGTCGTCGACGAGGGCGCCGGCCTGCGTCATCGTCTCCTCGGTGCGCAGCGGGCGGATCTCCGACAGGGTGCCGACGAAGGTGGTCTTGCCGACCGCGAAGGGACCCACGACCAGCAGTTTCACCGCCGTCCGCACGGTGTCGCGCAGGTAGACGCCGTCAGAGGCGGGCGCGGAGGCCATCGAGCACGTCCTTCAGCAGCTTCACGTCGGGGCGGGCGGTGTGCGAGACCGCGGCGTGCGTGGCGATGTGACCGCTGTCGACCAGGTCGGACAGCAGCACCTTGGTCACGCTGATCGGCAGCGAGAGGTGCGCGGCGATCTCGGCCACCGACAGCGCGCCGCCGCGGCACAGCTCCATCAGCCGCTTCTTCTCCGGCGACAGCCCGGAGACCTGCTCGCGGGTGGCGATCACGACCGTGACCGCGTCGAGGGTGTTGCGGCTGGCGTGGGCCCGGCCGCCGGTCACCACGTACGGCCGGACCAGGCCGCGTAACCGCCTCTCGCCGCTCACGCCGGGCTGCCGGCGTCCTGTCGGGGCGGGCTGGTCAGCTCCTTGCCCAGCCGCTGCACCAGCTCCTGGATACGGAAGGAGACCGCCTCCATGTCCACCCGGTCGGTCGCCGACACGGCCAGGTACGCGCCCGGCCCGGCGGCGGCGAGGAAGACGAAGCCGCCGGCGAACTCGCTGACCGTCTGCCGCCAGTCCGCGCCCGCCTGGCCGCAGAACTCGGCCGTGGCGCGGGCCAGCGACTGCAGCGCCGA
This portion of the Saccharothrix syringae genome encodes:
- a CDS encoding GTP-binding protein, with protein sequence MASAPASDGVYLRDTVRTAVKLLVVGPFAVGKTTFVGTLSEIRPLRTEETMTQAGALVDDLAGVDGKSTTTVALDFGRLTLSDELVLYLFGAPGQQRFIPIWKDIAHGALGALVLTDTRRLEQSFEVMGLLEELGIPYSVAVNTFDGAPAFPGEELRDALDLLPETPLVSCDARDATSSTRALVTLVEYLLTRNQENA
- a CDS encoding cytochrome P450 family protein; protein product: MTRQDDLRALLGDPRVSKDPRQHWPAYTSGAISEDWPLHLWVSVQNMFTAYGGDHRRLRSLVAKAFTARRVAAMRPWIERITERLLDELDAAEQPVDLRERFAYPIPIEVICQLFGVADGAREDLREVVDGVFDTTITAEAAQANAVRLYGIMHELVAAKRENPGDDLTSGLIAVREDDGSRLEEAELVDTLILVISAGYETTVNLLDQAITALLTHPEQLAAVRAGTVGWADVIEETLRWQAPVANLPLRYAVEDVEVGGVVIRKGEAILAAYAAAGRDRSVHGESADEFDATRADKTHLAFGHGVHYCLGSPLARLEAEVALPALFARFPGMELAVAPHELRPSQSFISNGHESLPVRLK
- a CDS encoding cytochrome P450: MTSQAAPGQSCPAHRDRMPLHGPGFAADPAATYRALREHGPVAPVELAPGVPATLVVGYSAALDVLRNPNAFPRDPRRWQAKMPPDCPVLPMMMYRPNCLFADGAAHARLRAVVTDSLARVDPNALRGQVEATADLLIARFAGNGEADLLGEYAKLLPLMMFNHLYGCPRELGDRLVVAMRNIFDMVEPEQANAELTQCMLELVALKRQRPGQDMPSWMMAHPARLTDEELIHQLVLLMGAGTEPEQNLIANAIRLLLADDRFAGDLSGGSLPVEEALDEVLWTDPPMANYSASYPVEDTDFAGVRLPAAEPVVISFAAANNDPVLAGQQRSGNRAHLAWSAGVHSCPAQQPARLIASVAMEKILDALPDMRLAVPVDELVWRPGPFHRALTALPVRFTPVSVPVQPDEFPGEDRWNAQPTTPAPSTDPHPSTPSPSTPSPSTPSSSTRPVGTSTPSPRPSPRGDRRRWWNSLAGFLRGR
- a CDS encoding roadblock/LC7 domain-containing protein, which translates into the protein MNTLGWMLDDALKMPETRHAVLLSADGLLMAHSAGIDRDDAERHAAAMSALQSLARATAEFCGQAGADWRQTVSEFAGGFVFLAAAGPGAYLAVSATDRVDMEAVSFRIQELVQRLGKELTSPPRQDAGSPA
- a CDS encoding DUF742 domain-containing protein, which codes for MSGERRLRGLVRPYVVTGGRAHASRNTLDAVTVVIATREQVSGLSPEKKRLMELCRGGALSVAEIAAHLSLPISVTKVLLSDLVDSGHIATHAAVSHTARPDVKLLKDVLDGLRARL